The following are encoded together in the Hemicordylus capensis ecotype Gifberg chromosome 4, rHemCap1.1.pri, whole genome shotgun sequence genome:
- the MFSD14A gene encoding hippocampus abundant transcript 1 protein: protein MTQAGKKKKRAANRSILLAKKIIIKDGGTPQGIGSPSVYHAVIVIFLEFFAWGLLTAPTLVVLHETFPKHTFLMNGLIQGVKGLLSFLSAPLIGALSDVWGRKSFLLLTVFFTCAPIPLMKISPWWYFAVISVSGVFAVTFSVVFAYVADITQEHERSMAYGLVSATFAASLVTSPAIGAYLGRAYGDSLVVVLATAIALLDICFILVAVPESLPEKMRPASWGAPISWEQADPFASLKKVGQDSIVLLICITVFLSYLPEAGQYSSFFLYLRQIMGFSPESVAAFIAVLGILSIVAQTIVLSLLMRSIGNKNTILLGLGFQILQLAWYGFGSEPWMMWAAGAVAAMSSITFPAVSALVSRTADADQQGVVQGMITGIRGLCNGLGPALYGFIFYIFHVELNELPVTQNDLGETTQHHSKENSIIPGPPFLFGACSVLLALLVALFIPEHTNLNVRSSNWKKHCGGHGHPHSPQAPGEAKEPLLQDTNV, encoded by the exons ATGACCCAggcggggaagaagaagaaaagggccGCCAATCGCAGCATCCTGCTGGCCAAGAAGATCATCATTAAGGATGGCGGCACG CCTCAAGGAATAGGCTCACCTAGTGTCTACCATGCTGTGATAGTtatatttttggaattttttgCTTGGGGACTCCTGACAGCACCTACCTTAGTG GTTTTGCATGAAACCTTCCCAAAGCATACATTTTTAATGAATGGCCTAATTCAAGGGGTAAAG GGCTTGTTGTCTTTCCTGAGTGCCCCCCTCATTGGAGCTCTGTCTGATGTTTGGGGTCGAAAATCCTTCCTGCTCTTAACAGTATTTTTTACTTGTGCACCAATCCCACTAATGAAGATCAGTCCATG GTGGTACTTTGCTGTTATCTCGGTTTCTGGAGTTTTTGCAGTGACTTTCTCAGTGGTGTTTGCTTATGTAGCAGATATAACCCAAGAGCATGAAAGAAGCATGGCCTATGGCTTG GTCTCAGCAACTTTTGCTGCAAGTCTAGTTACCAGCCCTGCCATTGGTGCCTATCTTGGTCGAGCATATGGAGACAGCCTGGTGGTGGTCCTAGCTACAGCTATTGCATTGTTGGATATTTGTTTTATCCTTGTAGCTGTGCCTGAATCATTGCCAGAAAAAATGAGGCCTGCATCCTGGGGAGCACCCATTTCTTGGGAACAAGCTGATCCATTTGCG TCATTGAAGAAAGTAGGTCAAGATTCCATAGTGCTTCTAATCTGCATCACGGTCTTTCTCTCCTACCTCCCTGAGGCAGGCCAGTATTCCAGCTTCTTCTTGTACCTCAGACAA ATAATGGGATTTTCACCAGAAAGTGTTGCAGCGTTTATAGCGGTCCTTGGGATTCTTTCCATTGTGGCACAG ACAATAGTTTTGAGTCTGCTTATGAGGTCAATTGGAAACAAGAATACCATTCTGCTGGGCCTGGGATTTCAAATACTGCAGCTTGCCTGGTATGGTTTTGGCTCAGAACCTTG gaTGATGTGGGCAGCAGGGGCTGTTGCAGCCATGTCGAGCATCACATTTCCAGCTGTTAGTGCACTTGTTTCACGAACTGCTGATGCTGATCAACAGG GTGTCGTTCAAGGAATGATAACGGGAATTAGAGGACTCtgtaatggcttgggaccagctCTTTATGGCTTCATATTCTACATCTTCCACGTAGAACTGAATGAACTTCCAGTGACTCAAAACGACCTAGGAGAAACCACACAGCACCATTCAAAAGAG AACTCTATCATTCCTGGTCCTCCATTCTTATTTGGAGCGTGTTCTGTATTACTGGCTCTGCTTGTTGCCTTGTTTATTCCTGAACACACCAACTTAAACGTTCGATCGAGCAACTGGAAAAAACACTGTGGTGGCCACGGCCACCCACACAGTCCACAGGCCCCTGGGGAGGCCAAAGAACCTTTGTTGCAAGATACAAATGTATGA